A region of the Meles meles chromosome 18, mMelMel3.1 paternal haplotype, whole genome shotgun sequence genome:
ATGGCCGCCCGGGGGGGCTCAGAGGCAGGAGGGCATCAGCCTCCAGAAGCTGcgggaggtggggaagcagatATAGAGGCCAGAGGTTCCCGGGTGGGCAGCCGCATGTTACGGGGGCCCCAGGGCTGCTCCCCAAAGCCCGCACTAGTCAGATGGGGTGTGAGATGGTTCCTGGAAAGGGTCCGGTCGTCCTGCCCTTGGCCTTGTGTCTACTGTAAAATCAAAAAGGGCAGGTGCACAGGCTGGGGGCcggcggggctgggggagagcGGGCCTAGAAAGAAGAGAGTGGAAAAGTGACTGATAATCCACTGCATGGCGTGGCTGGAGGGACCCCTGTGGACTCTGTGATGAGGGGAGGGGTCTCCAGCTGCCTGGGGCCATCCCCACCAGAAGCACTAAGGCCACACAGCCCTCCGtgtcctggccctgcccctcttCTCTCTTGGGCTTGCAAAGGTCCGGGGACATCAGGAGGGGAGACGGTTGGGATAACCATTTGGTCTGCACAGCGGACCAGGCAGGGTCATGGGACACACTCGGCAATCAGTCCTGCTGGGGGGGACCACATTTGGGGGCAGGTCCTCATGGACctcagaagagaggaaaggaaggtgcACGCAGGAAATGGAAAGGAGCGTGGGGCCCGGGAGCCCTTGGGCCAGAGCTCCCggtcctctgcctctgccccccactgGGGCCCCTGCTTGTCCAGCCTCCTGTGGCCATCGGGAGGCAGGCGACTGTCCCGCTCTGGCTTCCCCAGCTCGAAGCATCCCCTTGCTCTGACCTCCTCCCACCGGGCCATGCTGGCCGCCCCCCAATGCCCGCCAGGCGGCCCTTAGCCACAAGCAGAACCCACCAAACATCAACCCTCTTTCCtctgtgggcaggggtgggggaccgATACCTCAGACCTCCCGGTGACacaaaggaggggaaagaaagagaacatcacAGTGTTCGCGGCCACTCCCACCACCAGGAACAGCCTCATTCTGGAGGCCCTGGGCCCATGGATTGGGGACCACAGAGAAAGAACCACAATCACAGTGCCACGTGGGGCCTGTGGGGGAAACTTACTTAcactgtttattgtttttttcattttagtcagGCTTcagacaaagaacaaaaaacgTAATTTTGACTACGGACAGAAGCCGGGTGttagggcggggcgggggggagagtaAAGTTCCAGTGGTTGTCCTGCCCAGAAGGGAGTGGCACGGACCCGAGAGCATTTTAGAGGAAGCGTGCACAGCTACAGAAGTACCCAGGGGAGGCCAGGGGAGGCCGGGGGAGCCCACTCCGCGCCCTAGCCCAGCATGTTCCGGCAGCGGAGCCGCTCTTCCTCCCGCTTCTCCTCCAGGCGGTTTTCCAAAAGCCTCAGCTCCCTGCGCACCGCCTTCCCCATGGACGGCTCCAGCTCCAGCACTTTCTGAAGGTCCGCCCTGGCCTCCGCCTCATTCCACACCTCCGCGTGAGCCCGGGCCCGCACGTAGTAGGCCTTCACGATCCCTGAGGGGAGGACAATAGTGCACCTGCTGACCCTCTCCAGGGGCGGCCTCACCGCTGACAAACTCTTAACCTTGACCGCggtccttaacctctctgtgccccgtGGGCCACCTCCTCGGCTGTACATGTGGGTGAGAGCAGCAAGAGCAGAACCTACTCCCCTCCCTTGCAGGGACCCCGCCGGGCCCAGAGCCAACTCCAAACCCATAACCTTCTACCCAGTCCCCGCAAGGCTTGGGCTTCAGgcccccgtccccgcccccgcccccacaggTTACTGGGGCACTGAAGGAGCTGAGGAGCACGGGGAGCCCAGCCCCCTGCGCACAGCAGAAGAGCGATGTCGCAGCCCACCCGCAGTCACTCCGCCCTGCACGACCATCCCCCCACACCTCGCTCACAAACAACTGCTCCCACCAGccgcaccagctgccggcgcacCAGCGTGCAGACCTGCTGCCTGCGAGTCCCAGCGCATGAGCGCAAAAGCCTCCCTCAGGGGCCCTGCCCCGGACCTGCTGGCCCTGCCGGCCCTGCCTACCCCGCCCCTCGCACCTGCTGGCCCTGCCCGACCCGCCCCGCCTCACCCCGTCCCGTGAACCTGCcggccccccccacccagccccacgCCAAACCTGGGTGCAGCCGCAGGATGTCACCCGTGTGCTCCAGCACCTCGTAGTACTCCTCCTTCTTGAGCAGACACTGGCAGTAGTTGAGAATCAGGGTGTTGACCATCTTCTCCAGCTTCAGCCACTGCACCTCCCAGGGCTTCTCCTgcgcgggtggggggggggacaccgGTCCGCCGTGAGCTGGGCCGCCTGCCTCCCGCCCCTGCTACCGTCCCCCCACCCTGACCGCGCGGGCAGCCCCCCACCTTGGTCTGCAGGTTCCTCAGGCAGACGATGGCCTCCTGGTACTTGCTGGAGGCTTCGTCGTAGCGGCCCAGCTTGAAGAGCCGGTTCCCTTCTCCATGGAGGACGGGCACCGCCTGCATCTTCTCCTGGTTGTTCAGGCTCCACGTCTCCCGCTGGTACTCGCTCGGGGCCTCCACCTGGCCCGACAGCGGCAGGCGGGTGAGGCGGGGACCTGGGGACCCGCGTCCCCGCAGCTGGAGACCCGCCTCCTCTGCCTTCTCCGCAAGCATGCTTGCTGGTCACATCCACGTGCATAGGGGATGGAAGCCACGGCCGAGCCCACCCTAAATCAGCACCTTTATGCAAGTTAGGGACAGACAGCCCTTGTCAACACTGGACTTCCACTATTCAGAAGGTGGTCTCTATACTCACTTGGCTAGAACAAGACATTATTGCCACCTGCTGAGAAATTGCCGTCATGAAAGTTCAGATATACGAGGTCTAAAATGAACACTTTAGAGTGAGGCCCTTGTGCAGTGCACAAACCGCACAACTGCCCTAGCAGGCCCGCAAAGGCCCTATTGTTGACACCATTCCCTTATTTGTTCACCCATGTAGCCGTCGAGCTGAACCTCATCCTTGGCCATAACCTGAGTCCCAACCCAGGCCGGACCCTCTCCCACAACCCCACAAACGCGGCAATGGTTTAGGAGCCCTCTCATGCTCTAGAGAGAAGGCAGTGATGCCCAGGaccagcaaggggaggctccccaCACCGCGTGCTCTCTGAGCCTGGGACAGCCCTCTGCCCCTGCCGCCCCCGGGCGCACCTGCAGCAGCTCTATCACGAAGATCAGAGGCTGCGGCTCCTTCTGTAGCTCGTCCAGGTCCTCGTAGCCCAGCGTGTGGTAGGCGAACATGTTGGCCAGCCCACACGTGTGTACGTGCCACTCCGTGGGGTCCTTGCCCTCTGCCACCTGCCGCAGACTCCGGGACAGGATGGGGTAGACCCCTGTGTGCTGGGGGGAAAGACGGCGGATGGCGTCTGGCCTGCGTGCTCGGAGCCCGCTCTGAGTCCTGCTGCAGCCTCGCCGGCCTGGGCTGTAGCTGCTGTTCACTCCCAACAGGCCCCCGGAAGGACTGGCGCTCTGTGCTCCAGGCCAAGTGCTCTCCCAGCTCCTCTGTCAGCCCCTTCCACAGGCCCCAGCGAGGGAGGCCCTTATCCCCACTCCACAGGTGGGAGACTGGAGCCCAGAGGCATGAAGCCAGTCGCGTAAGGTTACCCAGCTAGGAAACGACACAGGCCAGGTTCGCGCCCGGCTCCAGGGGGCATGCTCTCACCTTTCCTGGCCCTTGTGCTCAGCCCTGACCCATTTCTCTCCC
Encoded here:
- the AIPL1 gene encoding aryl-hydrocarbon-interacting protein-like 1 is translated as MEAALLLNVEGVKKTILHGGTGELPNFITGSRVIFHFRTTKCDEERTVIDDSKRVGHPMHIIIGNMFKLEVWEVLLTSMRVGEVAEFWCDAIHTGVYPILSRSLRQVAEGKDPTEWHVHTCGLANMFAYHTLGYEDLDELQKEPQPLIFVIELLQVEAPSEYQRETWSLNNQEKMQAVPVLHGEGNRLFKLGRYDEASSKYQEAIVCLRNLQTKEKPWEVQWLKLEKMVNTLILNYCQCLLKKEEYYEVLEHTGDILRLHPGIVKAYYVRARAHAEVWNEAEARADLQKVLELEPSMGKAVRRELRLLENRLEEKREEERLRCRNMLG